The proteins below are encoded in one region of Deltaproteobacteria bacterium:
- a CDS encoding type II secretion system protein produces the protein MLIKRHMLGVFVIDNDSRDLLYRTRAFTLLEVMVVLIILVLAAAVIVPMVGKTNIADLRSTAGKVAGTIRATYDQAALSGRKYRLVFDLTKQIIKIESDNSKITETPGLFDLANVLLGNNGKITEDESVANSDNADEKIKEVQPPAELLSLLGISKEETEDVDELSSYQNAGHDFRISKDVRILDVWVEGMSQPITEDKAFLYFFPGGYTQKSMIHLTTSEGTTFTVKVAGLTGNTEIIDKFVEVPQ, from the coding sequence ATGTTAATAAAACGTCATATGCTTGGCGTATTTGTAATTGATAACGATAGTAGAGATCTACTCTATAGAACAAGAGCATTTACTCTGCTTGAAGTTATGGTGGTGTTAATAATTTTAGTACTGGCTGCAGCAGTTATAGTACCGATGGTAGGTAAAACAAATATTGCAGATTTAAGATCAACCGCGGGGAAAGTAGCAGGCACTATACGCGCGACTTATGATCAAGCAGCATTAAGTGGTCGCAAATATCGACTAGTGTTTGATTTAACAAAACAAATAATAAAAATTGAATCAGATAATAGTAAAATTACTGAGACACCGGGCTTATTTGATTTAGCCAATGTTTTATTAGGTAATAATGGAAAAATTACTGAGGATGAATCAGTAGCTAACAGTGATAATGCTGACGAAAAAATAAAAGAAGTTCAACCGCCTGCAGAATTACTTTCTTTATTAGGTATATCTAAAGAAGAAACCGAAGATGTTGATGAACTTTCATCATACCAAAATGCTGGTCATGATTTTAGGATTTCTAAAGATGTTAGAATTTTGGATGTTTGGGTAGAAGGAATGTCTCAACCCATTACTGAAGATAAAGCATTTCTCTATTTTTTCCCTGGTGGTTATACCCAAAAGTCAATGATTCATCTTACTACTTCTGAAGGAACTACTTTTACAGTTAAGGTTGCAGGTTTAACCGGAAATACCGAAATCATTGACAAGTTTGTTGAGGTGCCTCAATGA
- a CDS encoding prepilin-type N-terminal cleavage/methylation domain-containing protein — protein MNSNYKLFGVQKTERGFTLLEVVIALAILGLGLGVLLHAQATSLAAAGRVRGLTIATLLARSKMIDIEQDLLDEGFTLGTVEKEGDFKEEGHPDFKWKYQISEVKIDLDLLRKFTGDSQEDNENNNTAGNYSSLAMSLEGPLEVLTKQASESIRLVDLKITWPNGQYTDSTKISAIVTREDLGISTQQSNTTK, from the coding sequence ATGAACTCAAACTATAAACTATTTGGCGTTCAGAAAACAGAAAGAGGTTTTACTTTATTAGAAGTAGTTATAGCATTAGCAATTTTAGGGTTGGGCTTAGGTGTATTATTACATGCACAAGCTACGAGTCTTGCTGCTGCTGGGCGTGTTAGGGGATTAACAATAGCTACTTTATTAGCAAGATCGAAAATGATTGATATCGAGCAGGATTTACTTGATGAAGGATTTACTCTAGGAACTGTAGAAAAAGAAGGTGATTTTAAAGAAGAAGGACATCCAGATTTTAAATGGAAATATCAAATTTCTGAAGTTAAAATTGATTTAGACTTATTACGAAAATTTACTGGTGATAGCCAAGAAGATAATGAAAATAATAATACGGCTGGTAATTACTCATCTTTAGCGATGAGTTTAGAGGGGCCATTAGAAGTATTAACCAAACAGGCTAGCGAGTCGATACGTTTAGTTGACCTCAAGATTACTTGGCCAAATGGCCAATATACCGACTCAACAAAAATAAGCGCTATAGTAACACGTGAGGATTTGGGTATTTCAACACAACAAAGTAATACTACCAAATAA
- a CDS encoding prepilin-type N-terminal cleavage/methylation domain-containing protein: MIKRAQKLQRRLFKRNLAANNCMSNSYGFSLAEAMVAIAVLALIATLTYGTFSRAIDARERTEKITSHYNEIRQAMLRMTKEISQAFLSRHKNCTEPRSDTLFIASQHSSGMRIDFTSFSHLKIKKDAAESDQNALSYYLDRDPDEANKLVLMRREKNRINEDLKADGHVDIIAHDIEELNFSFYNAKEDRWEDEWDTTSSNYKGRMPLFVRIEIKAKDYNGQLETFVTKTRIFLQKPILIFGTGFSAPADGC; encoded by the coding sequence ATGATTAAGCGAGCACAAAAGTTACAGCGTCGATTATTCAAACGAAACCTCGCTGCAAATAATTGCATGAGTAATAGCTATGGTTTTAGTTTAGCCGAAGCAATGGTTGCCATTGCTGTATTAGCTCTAATTGCGACGCTTACTTATGGTACTTTTTCTCGCGCCATAGATGCACGTGAACGAACCGAAAAAATTACTTCCCACTATAACGAGATTCGGCAAGCAATGTTAAGAATGACAAAAGAAATTTCGCAGGCATTCTTGTCGAGACATAAAAATTGCACGGAACCAAGAAGTGACACTTTGTTCATCGCTAGCCAACATAGTTCAGGAATGCGTATTGATTTCACGAGTTTTTCGCATCTAAAGATTAAAAAAGATGCAGCAGAATCAGATCAAAATGCCTTGTCATATTATCTCGATAGAGATCCAGACGAAGCAAATAAATTGGTATTAATGCGACGAGAAAAGAATCGCATAAATGAAGATTTAAAGGCTGATGGTCATGTCGATATTATTGCTCATGATATAGAAGAATTAAACTTTTCTTTTTATAACGCCAAAGAAGATCGCTGGGAAGATGAATGGGATACTACCAGTTCAAATTATAAGGGTCGTATGCCATTATTTGTTCGTATTGAGATAAAGGCGAAGGATTATAACGGACAATTAGAAACTTTTGTTACTAAAACACGAATATTTTTACAAAAACCAATACTGATTTTCGGTACAGGTTTTTCTGCGCCGGCGGATGGTTGTTAA
- a CDS encoding general secretion pathway protein GspK: MIVITTITLVGSAVAELQFNTRVDLQLAINARDTVQAEYAALSAMRVRALLLKNGRLLEQGMQKVAQSMGIESSLIPPLGSLLTIVPINCSLLSAITKSIEDNNIDQAKDDEENQFFNSVECISTCNSEHGKISLPAMALSHPSNAVSAQQQLLGLLSDPKLEHYFQEDSQRGNHAESPAELINAIIDWIDTDKVQTGTQVGDEDRYYSYLRDPYRTKNAPFDSVAELMLVHGINDELYDILKKRVTIYKTSSQIEIGTADDITLAIGICSALTEPGYCSTLLGTPVFWTALNEMRGQNSSGLITLNVTILKTILDSIGVPYDEKILGQTFTDRASTTWYSIEAEGINGNARSIMRSIYQTQEDQYYYFHVE, translated from the coding sequence TTGATAGTAATTACAACTATTACTCTTGTGGGTAGCGCGGTTGCCGAATTACAGTTTAACACACGCGTAGACTTACAATTAGCTATCAATGCCCGTGATACCGTACAAGCAGAATATGCAGCTTTAAGTGCTATGCGCGTGCGTGCCTTGCTATTAAAAAATGGACGTTTATTAGAGCAAGGTATGCAAAAGGTAGCACAAAGCATGGGGATTGAATCTTCGTTGATTCCACCTTTAGGGTCATTACTCACCATAGTACCAATTAACTGTAGTTTGTTATCCGCAATAACAAAATCAATTGAAGATAATAATATCGATCAAGCTAAAGATGATGAAGAAAATCAATTTTTTAATTCTGTTGAATGTATTTCTACATGTAACAGTGAACATGGAAAAATTTCATTGCCGGCGATGGCACTATCTCATCCGAGTAATGCAGTTTCTGCACAGCAACAGTTGTTAGGATTACTCAGTGACCCAAAACTAGAACATTATTTTCAAGAAGATAGTCAAAGGGGTAACCATGCTGAGTCTCCTGCCGAATTAATTAACGCGATTATTGATTGGATTGATACTGATAAAGTACAAACAGGCACGCAAGTTGGAGATGAGGATAGATATTATTCATATTTACGAGATCCCTATCGTACAAAAAATGCACCTTTTGATTCAGTAGCTGAGTTGATGCTAGTGCATGGAATTAATGATGAACTTTATGATATTTTAAAGAAGCGAGTAACTATTTATAAGACTTCGTCTCAAATTGAAATTGGAACGGCGGATGATATTACCCTGGCTATTGGTATTTGTAGTGCACTAACTGAACCAGGCTATTGTAGTACATTGCTTGGAACGCCTGTTTTTTGGACAGCATTAAATGAAATGCGTGGTCAAAATAGCAGCGGATTAATTACTTTAAATGTCACTATTTTAAAAACCATATTAGATTCAATTGGTGTCCCTTATGATGAAAAAATATTAGGCCAAACTTTTACAGACAGAGCAAGTACTACATGGTACTCAATTGAGGCAGAAGGGATAAATGGTAATGCACGGTCCATTATGCGTTCTATATATCAAACTCAAGAAGATCAATATTACTATTTTCATGTAGAGTAA